A DNA window from Streptomyces parvus contains the following coding sequences:
- a CDS encoding ATP-binding protein, with product MPRTRASASPLFVPRKTTRAEQRAARSGFAEARRQACLAGNPPKHRAEQTLDPGLRPTYPLAGRPGPASARGGKLALPAHRMTTATASGAYPFVAEGGLGAEGVFIGRDVHAEAAFCFDPFSLYNNGRVEGFTNPNAVLAGIIGMGKSALAKSIATRSIAHGYRIYIPCDPKGEWTGVSQALGGYSIALGPGLPGRLNPLDAPARPASVSEEDWFTEVRKRRLLLLASLARTVLKRDLLPMEHTALDLALDLVVADAVARGTVPLLGEIAHVLGSPERLDQALGRQAGHLGSAAQDLAHALRRLVHGDLSGMFDAPSTVSFDPTTPMLSIDLSRLGGSGDDTALVLAMTCASAWMESALSDPDGGRRWVIYDEAWRLMRHVGLLERMQSQWKLSRGLGIANLMVIHRLSDLLSAGDAGSRGRVLAEGLLADCSTRIIYRQEPDQLAAAASLLGLTGVETQAVSSLTKGRGLWKVAGRSFITQHILHPAERELFDTDARMAA from the coding sequence ATGCCCCGTACCCGCGCCAGTGCTTCCCCTCTGTTCGTGCCCCGTAAGACGACACGCGCCGAACAGCGGGCCGCCCGATCAGGGTTCGCCGAAGCCCGCCGCCAGGCATGTCTCGCCGGAAACCCGCCCAAGCACCGCGCCGAGCAGACCCTCGACCCGGGTCTGCGGCCTACCTACCCGCTCGCCGGTCGCCCCGGTCCGGCCTCCGCCCGCGGCGGCAAGCTCGCCCTGCCCGCCCACCGGATGACCACCGCCACAGCCAGCGGCGCGTACCCGTTCGTGGCCGAGGGCGGCCTGGGCGCCGAAGGGGTGTTCATCGGCCGCGATGTGCACGCGGAGGCGGCCTTCTGCTTCGACCCATTCTCGCTCTACAACAACGGCAGGGTGGAGGGCTTCACCAACCCCAACGCGGTCCTGGCCGGGATCATCGGCATGGGTAAGTCGGCGCTGGCGAAGTCGATCGCCACCCGGTCGATCGCCCACGGCTACCGGATCTACATCCCCTGCGATCCCAAGGGGGAGTGGACCGGTGTCTCGCAGGCCCTCGGCGGATACAGCATCGCCCTGGGCCCGGGGCTCCCTGGACGGTTGAATCCGCTGGACGCCCCGGCTCGCCCCGCCTCCGTGAGCGAGGAGGACTGGTTCACGGAGGTTCGCAAGCGCCGTCTGCTGCTGCTGGCCAGCCTCGCCCGCACCGTGCTGAAGCGCGACCTGCTGCCGATGGAGCACACCGCCCTCGACCTGGCCCTGGATCTGGTCGTCGCTGACGCCGTCGCCCGGGGCACGGTGCCGCTGCTCGGCGAGATCGCGCACGTACTCGGCTCCCCCGAACGCCTCGACCAGGCCCTCGGCCGCCAGGCTGGGCACCTCGGTTCAGCCGCCCAGGACCTCGCCCATGCCTTGCGACGTCTCGTGCACGGCGACTTGAGCGGCATGTTCGACGCGCCGAGCACCGTGTCGTTCGACCCGACCACACCGATGCTGTCCATCGATCTCTCCCGTCTCGGCGGCTCCGGTGATGACACGGCACTGGTGCTCGCGATGACGTGCGCGAGCGCGTGGATGGAGTCAGCCCTCAGTGATCCCGATGGCGGTCGGCGCTGGGTGATCTACGACGAGGCGTGGCGGCTGATGCGGCACGTCGGGCTGCTGGAGCGGATGCAGAGCCAGTGGAAGCTCTCTCGAGGGCTGGGCATCGCGAACCTGATGGTGATCCACCGTCTCAGCGATTTGCTCTCGGCGGGCGACGCCGGTTCACGCGGCCGAGTCCTGGCCGAGGGGCTCCTCGCGGACTGCAGCACGCGCATCATCTACCGCCAGGAGCCCGACCAGCTCGCCGCCGCTGCATCTCTGCTCGGCCTGACCGGCGTCGAGACCCAGGCGGTGTCCTCCCTGACCAAGGGCCGAGGTCTGTGGAAGGTCGCCGGCCGCTCGTTCATCACCCAGCACATCCTCCACCCGGCTGAGCGGGAGCTGTTCGACACAGACGCCCGCATGGCCGCCTAG
- a CDS encoding DUF6238 family protein, which yields MSRTASPTAQDFVPFATAALDFHRALNIPGGPLVTSRAELDALHAHLVALYGLLDAHTGRTGQLVAVEGDQLRTARTRIWQAAEHLHAAYHAAPRPDSGEIPAPEACQAGLPEGAPGLTICQRHQRTAHLVRRRTTPADLHAPFTGLVRR from the coding sequence ATGTCCCGCACCGCCAGCCCGACCGCGCAGGACTTCGTGCCCTTCGCCACCGCCGCGCTCGACTTCCACCGGGCGCTCAACATCCCGGGCGGCCCGCTGGTCACCAGCCGGGCCGAGCTGGACGCCCTGCACGCCCACCTCGTCGCGCTGTACGGGCTGCTCGACGCCCACACCGGTCGCACCGGGCAGCTTGTCGCGGTCGAGGGCGACCAGCTCCGTACCGCCCGCACCCGCATCTGGCAGGCCGCCGAGCACCTCCACGCCGCCTACCACGCGGCGCCCCGGCCGGACTCCGGCGAGATCCCCGCACCGGAGGCGTGCCAGGCCGGCCTTCCGGAGGGAGCACCGGGACTGACCATCTGCCAGCGCCACCAGCGCACCGCTCATCTCGTCCGGCGGCGCACCACTCCGGCCGACCTGCACGCCCCGTTCACCGGCCTCGTCCGCCGCTGA
- a CDS encoding SCO6880 family protein, translated as MSGKHQSSTPTVKFPHRSRRGVLLGLTVPQLVVAGLTGLLLLAVILARGVVGALQLIPLWAVIALLVFVRHRGRALADWAPIVVRYALRRMRGQLVWLTRPSRRPTREGLLHLPGTAASLRVTTAPDGKYGAVHNPHTGTLTAVVKVSSLAYALLDPGTQQANVGGWGRALAALARTGRIARIQVIERTIPDSGDALRRYWEEHGRPDTPMAGAIYNELIQSAGPAAAPHEAYVAVSLDTKAARRLINQAGGGLTGAFSVLAQLTSTFDQAARTAGLTPTGWLTAREIAAVVRTSYDPKALATLDRWSTAGRPEAEPAAAGPVVVVEKADHIATDTAVHATYWVENWPRTETSAGFLHQLLFTGGVRRTLSLSYEPKNLDAALRDVQRKKSSVIADAAERARRGQVDSEADSIEYQDIKSRERQLIAGHADVALTGLLTVSADTEDELRAACAVVETAAVGAQLDLRPLTWQQAEAFTAAALPLALAA; from the coding sequence ATGTCCGGCAAGCACCAGTCCTCCACGCCCACCGTGAAGTTCCCGCACCGCAGCAGGCGCGGCGTCCTGCTCGGCCTGACCGTCCCGCAGTTGGTCGTCGCCGGGCTCACCGGCCTTCTCCTTCTCGCCGTGATCCTCGCCCGCGGTGTGGTCGGCGCCCTCCAGCTCATCCCGCTGTGGGCCGTGATCGCCCTGCTCGTCTTCGTCCGCCACCGAGGCCGTGCTCTGGCGGACTGGGCCCCGATCGTCGTCCGGTACGCGCTGCGCCGGATGCGAGGCCAGCTCGTCTGGCTCACCCGGCCCTCCCGCCGGCCGACCCGCGAGGGACTACTCCACCTCCCCGGCACCGCTGCCAGCCTGCGCGTGACCACTGCTCCCGACGGCAAGTACGGCGCCGTCCACAACCCGCACACCGGGACGCTGACCGCGGTGGTCAAGGTCTCCTCCCTCGCCTACGCCCTGCTCGACCCCGGCACCCAGCAGGCCAACGTCGGCGGCTGGGGACGCGCGCTGGCAGCTCTCGCCCGTACCGGGCGGATCGCCCGCATCCAGGTGATCGAGCGCACCATCCCCGACTCCGGTGACGCGCTGCGCCGCTACTGGGAAGAGCACGGCCGACCCGACACCCCGATGGCCGGCGCGATCTACAACGAGCTGATCCAGAGCGCCGGTCCCGCGGCCGCCCCGCACGAGGCGTACGTCGCGGTGTCCCTGGACACCAAGGCGGCCCGTCGGCTGATCAACCAGGCTGGCGGTGGTCTCACCGGTGCCTTCAGCGTCCTCGCCCAGCTCACCTCCACGTTCGACCAGGCGGCGCGGACCGCGGGTCTCACCCCGACGGGCTGGCTCACCGCACGCGAGATCGCCGCCGTGGTGCGCACCTCCTACGACCCGAAGGCGCTGGCGACACTCGACCGCTGGTCCACGGCCGGTCGCCCCGAGGCCGAGCCCGCCGCCGCCGGCCCTGTCGTGGTCGTCGAGAAGGCGGACCACATCGCCACCGACACCGCCGTGCACGCCACCTACTGGGTGGAGAACTGGCCGCGCACCGAGACCAGCGCCGGCTTCCTACACCAGCTCCTGTTCACCGGCGGCGTCCGGCGCACGCTGTCGCTCTCCTACGAGCCGAAGAACCTCGACGCCGCCCTGCGCGACGTGCAGCGCAAGAAGTCCAGCGTGATCGCCGACGCCGCCGAACGCGCCCGGCGCGGCCAGGTCGACTCCGAGGCCGACTCGATCGAGTACCAGGACATCAAGTCCCGCGAACGCCAGCTCATCGCCGGGCACGCCGACGTCGCCCTGACCGGTCTGCTGACCGTCTCGGCCGACACCGAGGACGAGCTGCGCGCCGCCTGCGCCGTCGTGGAGACCGCCGCGGTCGGCGCCCAGCTCGACCTCCGGCCGCTGACCTGGCAGCAGGCCGAGGCATTCACCGCCGCCGCCCTGCCGCTCGCGCTCGCTGCCTGA
- a CDS encoding ATP-binding protein, producing the protein MGVCDFPLMDKVCGAVDFATNPAGTVTDGLGAWIAKSAGELASSAADLAAKAVNKTTAIDLNTGWFRDNYELLLPIGLALTVGIFCIQLMTAAWRRDERALAKAAFGTMTGVLFSFSAIAFTTVAITVVDALSDGLFKAANTSIDDAIRRVIKVDQMGAMYGLGWGVPALVAFGCAIGAFLYWGVMVARKVGVLIMVALAVFAGAGGGWEVAKRWRRGWIEATGTLIVSKLLMTVVFLIGVSAMGKTDASDGMAALSDAMAGIVVMVLVLLCPYATYKFVHWASDGGGHDDMHRTGVAGMAVAAGAAKTAGSLALRAGTGAPAPQGPNQVPGAGTDGVASGINPSGGNLSKEGIDAGPPKQQTRFRYGEDPDASGDKGRALIQRPGIPPLITRPGEDEPEGSESTAQGVAGGSGHLAAASAPGGDMTSMPPADPGPSASGTPASASGPSATGSATPTNWVYPTQPPSGS; encoded by the coding sequence ATGGGAGTCTGCGACTTCCCGCTGATGGACAAGGTGTGCGGCGCCGTCGACTTCGCCACCAACCCCGCCGGCACCGTCACCGACGGCCTCGGCGCGTGGATCGCGAAGTCGGCGGGCGAGCTGGCGTCCAGCGCGGCCGACCTAGCCGCCAAAGCCGTCAACAAGACGACGGCCATCGACCTTAACACCGGGTGGTTCCGGGACAACTACGAGCTGTTGCTGCCCATCGGCCTCGCCCTGACCGTCGGCATCTTCTGCATCCAGCTCATGACCGCGGCCTGGCGCCGAGACGAACGTGCCCTCGCCAAGGCGGCGTTCGGCACCATGACCGGAGTCCTGTTCAGCTTCTCCGCCATCGCCTTCACCACCGTCGCCATCACCGTGGTCGACGCGCTGTCCGACGGCCTCTTCAAAGCCGCCAACACCTCGATCGACGACGCGATCCGCCGTGTGATCAAGGTTGACCAGATGGGGGCCATGTACGGCCTCGGCTGGGGTGTGCCCGCGCTGGTCGCCTTCGGGTGCGCGATCGGCGCCTTCCTCTACTGGGGCGTGATGGTCGCCCGCAAGGTCGGCGTCCTGATCATGGTCGCGCTCGCGGTGTTCGCCGGGGCCGGCGGCGGCTGGGAGGTCGCCAAGCGGTGGCGGCGCGGCTGGATCGAGGCCACCGGCACCCTGATCGTCTCCAAGCTGTTGATGACCGTGGTCTTCCTGATCGGCGTCTCCGCCATGGGCAAGACCGACGCCAGCGACGGAATGGCGGCCCTGTCCGACGCGATGGCCGGCATCGTCGTGATGGTCTTGGTGTTGCTCTGCCCCTACGCGACGTACAAGTTCGTCCACTGGGCCAGCGACGGCGGCGGCCACGACGACATGCACCGCACCGGTGTCGCCGGCATGGCGGTCGCCGCAGGAGCCGCAAAGACCGCAGGCAGCCTCGCGCTGCGGGCCGGTACCGGCGCCCCCGCTCCGCAGGGTCCGAACCAGGTCCCGGGCGCGGGCACCGATGGCGTCGCCTCCGGCATCAACCCCTCCGGCGGCAACCTCAGCAAGGAGGGCATCGACGCCGGGCCGCCCAAGCAGCAGACCCGCTTCCGGTACGGCGAAGACCCGGACGCGAGCGGCGACAAGGGCCGGGCTCTGATCCAGCGCCCCGGGATCCCGCCACTGATCACACGTCCTGGCGAGGACGAACCGGAAGGGTCCGAATCGACTGCCCAAGGCGTTGCGGGCGGCTCCGGTCACCTCGCAGCCGCATCGGCTCCGGGCGGCGACATGACCTCCATGCCGCCAGCCGACCCCGGACCTTCGGCCTCGGGCACTCCGGCGTCCGCGTCCGGACCGTCGGCCACCGGCTCCGCGACGCCGACGAACTGGGTGTATCCCACCCAGCCGCCGTCGGGTTCCTGA
- a CDS encoding DUF6112 family protein, whose amino-acid sequence MHLAEQVIQLAYDPGIKPNEGGLPGLNVLKQVMGSINLFGLIAVVGALAVSAGVWAWGHHSGGHQAEANGKKGVLVSAGAALLLGAANGVVAFFSTLGTQVH is encoded by the coding sequence ATGCATCTCGCTGAACAGGTCATACAGCTCGCCTACGACCCCGGAATCAAGCCGAACGAGGGAGGGCTACCTGGCCTCAACGTCCTCAAGCAGGTGATGGGCTCGATCAACCTCTTCGGGCTCATCGCCGTGGTCGGCGCCCTCGCCGTCAGCGCGGGCGTATGGGCCTGGGGTCACCACTCCGGTGGTCACCAGGCCGAGGCGAACGGGAAGAAGGGCGTGCTGGTCAGCGCGGGCGCGGCCCTTCTGCTCGGTGCGGCCAACGGTGTCGTGGCGTTCTTCTCGACGCTCGGGACGCAGGTCCACTGA
- a CDS encoding C40 family peptidase gives MKKTTGALVGLCATGPLLLALPILGIGTGTASASCSTDGAQGVDTSAVAKQVKAILNGGDKSSVSVPGLDAPADQVPNAKTIQATGVAMNIPARGQVVALATALQESGLRNLTYGDRDSLGLFQQRPSMGWGTASQILDPVHASTKFYEGLKKVSGWQSLSVTQAAQAVQKSGFPEAYAKWEPLATALQKAIEPLLQKAGGASPSPSPSGSADTGTPSPDSAGGCSADGDGTDFGTIPAGALPDEYKIPASAPREVQTAIRWALGQLGTPYQWGGTCTDSHGENPMGRCDCSSLMQGAYKAAGVTLTRTTYTQVKDGKAVSVDALKPGDLLFTEGTAAVPEHVGMAIGQGLIVHAPHTGDVVRITTVASWKSRILAARRVV, from the coding sequence GTGAAGAAGACGACGGGAGCCCTCGTCGGTCTGTGCGCCACCGGACCACTCCTTCTGGCACTGCCGATCCTTGGCATCGGTACCGGGACCGCCTCGGCTTCGTGCTCGACCGACGGTGCACAAGGTGTGGACACCTCCGCCGTCGCCAAGCAGGTGAAGGCCATCCTGAACGGCGGCGACAAGAGCTCGGTCTCCGTGCCGGGCCTGGACGCGCCTGCCGACCAGGTGCCCAACGCCAAGACGATCCAGGCCACGGGCGTCGCGATGAACATCCCCGCCCGAGGGCAGGTCGTCGCCCTGGCGACCGCTCTGCAGGAGAGCGGCCTGCGGAACCTGACCTACGGCGACCGCGATTCGCTGGGTCTCTTCCAGCAGCGGCCGTCGATGGGCTGGGGCACGGCCAGCCAGATCCTCGACCCGGTGCACGCCTCGACGAAGTTCTACGAGGGGCTCAAGAAGGTTTCCGGCTGGCAGTCCCTCTCTGTCACCCAGGCCGCCCAGGCGGTGCAGAAGTCGGGCTTCCCCGAGGCGTACGCCAAATGGGAGCCACTGGCCACCGCCCTGCAGAAGGCCATCGAGCCCCTGCTGCAGAAGGCCGGCGGTGCATCGCCGAGCCCGTCGCCGTCCGGCTCTGCCGACACCGGCACCCCATCTCCCGATTCCGCTGGCGGTTGCTCGGCGGACGGCGACGGGACGGACTTCGGCACCATCCCGGCGGGCGCGCTGCCGGACGAGTACAAGATTCCCGCCTCCGCGCCGCGAGAGGTGCAGACGGCGATCCGGTGGGCGCTCGGCCAGCTCGGCACGCCGTATCAGTGGGGCGGCACCTGCACCGACTCCCACGGCGAGAACCCGATGGGCCGCTGCGACTGCTCCTCCCTGATGCAGGGCGCGTACAAGGCCGCCGGGGTCACCCTGACGCGGACCACGTACACGCAGGTCAAGGACGGCAAGGCCGTCTCGGTCGATGCCCTCAAGCCGGGCGACCTCCTCTTCACCGAGGGGACGGCCGCCGTACCGGAACACGTCGGGATGGCGATCGGCCAGGGACTGATCGTCCACGCCCCGCACACCGGTGACGTCGTACGGATCACCACCGTCGCGTCCTGGAAATCGCGGATTCTCGCGGCCCGCCGAGTCGTCTGA
- a CDS encoding site-specific DNA-methyltransferase, producing the protein MSYTLHRGDGLTVLKSLPDESVQAVITDPPYNSGGRTSSDRTGRTARAKYVTSNSAHDLANFPGENRDQRSYRSWLTDLLTEAYRASTEHAVAMVFTDWRQEPTTSDALQMAGWTWSGTIPWIKPSSRPRKGGPKQDSEFIIWGVKGSLDNTRDLYLPGHYIASQPRKGRVHITQKPVEVMQQLVQVCPEGGTVLDPFTGSGSTGVAALREGRRFVGVELSAHYADVAEERLRAELTKEDFELAGPEA; encoded by the coding sequence ATGAGCTACACGCTGCACCGAGGCGATGGCCTGACCGTCCTGAAGTCCCTCCCGGACGAGAGCGTCCAGGCGGTGATCACCGATCCGCCGTACAACTCCGGGGGCCGCACCAGCTCCGATCGAACCGGCCGTACCGCACGTGCCAAGTACGTCACGAGCAACTCGGCGCACGACCTCGCCAACTTCCCGGGCGAGAACCGCGACCAGCGCTCCTACCGCTCCTGGCTCACCGACCTCCTCACCGAGGCGTACCGGGCCTCGACCGAGCACGCGGTCGCGATGGTCTTCACCGACTGGCGACAGGAGCCGACCACCTCCGACGCACTGCAGATGGCGGGGTGGACCTGGAGCGGCACGATTCCGTGGATCAAGCCGTCCAGCCGGCCCCGCAAGGGCGGGCCGAAGCAGGACTCGGAGTTCATCATCTGGGGCGTCAAGGGCTCCCTCGACAACACCCGCGACCTCTACCTGCCGGGCCACTACATCGCCTCCCAGCCCCGCAAGGGCCGGGTTCACATCACCCAGAAGCCAGTCGAGGTCATGCAGCAGCTCGTCCAGGTCTGCCCCGAGGGCGGCACCGTCCTCGATCCCTTCACCGGCAGCGGCTCCACCGGGGTCGCGGCCCTGCGCGAGGGACGCCGCTTCGTGGGCGTCGAGCTGTCCGCGCACTACGCCGACGTCGCCGAGGAGCGGCTGCGGGCCGAACTGACGAAGGAGGACTTCGAGCTGGCCGGACCGGAGGCATGA
- a CDS encoding helix-turn-helix domain-containing protein has protein sequence MPGQQSCRSSRPWRRPARQLFGAARSGRHEPSRSGWTECDLIRGLASNQPQGAVVPMGPQPHSDGSRTDNGLPRRHQPVEPVLIDTAEVATILSMSTSWVYREASKLGLKGYKLGRGRNAKVLYKRAEVFKWLEQQKIH, from the coding sequence ATGCCGGGCCAGCAAAGCTGCCGATCCTCACGACCATGGCGACGGCCCGCCCGACAACTCTTCGGAGCAGCACGGAGCGGGCGCCATGAACCTTCGAGATCCGGCTGGACCGAATGCGACCTGATACGGGGATTAGCCTCGAACCAGCCTCAAGGAGCCGTTGTACCTATGGGACCGCAGCCGCACTCCGATGGAAGCCGCACCGACAACGGCCTACCGCGCAGGCACCAGCCTGTCGAGCCTGTCCTCATAGACACTGCCGAAGTCGCCACAATCCTCAGCATGTCCACGAGCTGGGTCTACAGGGAGGCGTCAAAACTGGGCTTGAAGGGCTACAAACTCGGCCGAGGCAGGAACGCCAAGGTGCTGTACAAGCGGGCCGAGGTCTTCAAATGGCTGGAGCAGCAGAAAATCCACTAA
- a CDS encoding N-6 DNA methylase, protein MTDTPARQANPLVTGSEIARLAGVTRAAVSNWRRRYDDFPTPSGGGVNSPLFDLAEVQAWLDRQRKGQEVSADVQLWQVLRGAYGDDMLGGLVDVARLLSEGVAPEKLPADVVRLARELAESGGAAEAVSVLAERFTESVRRAGSDQVTAPRVIRAVRHFAGEVAPDATLFDPACGIGSLLLAIGPEQGVRRCGQESDARRAVFAQLRADLTGHTDVGIVTGDSLRNDRWVDLKADLVVCDPPVGEPDWGREDLLLDPRWEFGTPSRAEGELAWLQHAYAHTAPGGRVLMVLPASVAYRKAGRRIRAELVRRGILTQVTALPSGTAASHALPVHLWQLRRPRTLGDAATRVRIVDLTAGDPDGSLEPTAEQMAEVPLVDLLDDAVDLTPGRHVEDSHRDYAVEYQTLRRELTEQVRLLAELLPTLVAGDGPGLPDGPTVSVADLARAGLVEYGDPEPVSISDQLDTDYLQGFLRSAANTRRSTSSSGTFRLDGKGARIPQMDISEQRRYGAAFRALQEFEERARRVVELSRDAATLARDGLGNGALAPDS, encoded by the coding sequence ATGACGGACACCCCCGCCCGACAGGCCAACCCGCTGGTCACCGGGTCCGAGATCGCCAGGCTGGCGGGCGTCACCCGCGCTGCCGTCTCGAATTGGCGGCGACGTTACGACGACTTCCCCACGCCGTCCGGCGGTGGTGTCAACAGTCCGCTGTTCGACCTGGCCGAGGTGCAGGCCTGGCTGGACAGGCAGCGCAAGGGGCAGGAAGTCTCCGCGGATGTGCAGCTGTGGCAGGTGCTGCGTGGAGCATACGGCGACGACATGCTCGGCGGGCTCGTGGATGTCGCCCGTCTCCTCAGCGAGGGAGTGGCCCCTGAAAAGCTTCCGGCGGATGTCGTACGCCTTGCGCGGGAGCTGGCCGAGAGCGGTGGCGCGGCAGAGGCGGTGAGCGTCCTCGCGGAGCGCTTCACCGAATCCGTACGCCGGGCAGGGTCGGACCAGGTCACCGCACCGCGCGTCATCCGTGCCGTACGCCACTTCGCCGGTGAGGTGGCACCCGACGCGACCCTCTTCGACCCGGCCTGCGGCATCGGCTCCCTTCTGCTCGCCATCGGCCCCGAGCAAGGCGTCAGGCGCTGCGGGCAGGAGTCCGACGCTCGCAGGGCCGTGTTCGCGCAGCTGAGGGCCGACCTCACCGGGCATACCGATGTCGGCATCGTCACGGGGGACTCCCTGCGTAACGACCGGTGGGTGGACCTCAAGGCCGACCTGGTCGTCTGTGATCCCCCGGTCGGTGAACCCGACTGGGGGCGCGAGGACCTGTTGCTCGACCCGCGCTGGGAGTTCGGCACACCGTCTCGTGCCGAAGGCGAACTCGCCTGGCTGCAGCACGCCTATGCGCATACCGCGCCCGGTGGTCGCGTGCTCATGGTCCTGCCCGCGTCGGTCGCCTACCGCAAGGCAGGCCGCCGTATCCGCGCCGAGCTCGTACGACGGGGCATTCTCACCCAGGTCACCGCCCTTCCGTCCGGCACGGCGGCCTCACACGCGCTTCCGGTCCACCTCTGGCAGTTGCGTCGCCCCCGGACCCTGGGAGATGCCGCCACCCGTGTCCGCATAGTCGATCTGACGGCGGGTGATCCGGACGGCTCACTGGAACCGACTGCCGAGCAGATGGCTGAAGTTCCCCTCGTCGATCTGCTGGACGATGCCGTGGACCTCACGCCCGGCCGCCATGTCGAGGATTCCCACCGCGACTACGCGGTGGAATACCAGACCTTGCGACGGGAGCTGACCGAGCAGGTGAGGCTGCTGGCGGAGTTGCTGCCGACGTTGGTCGCGGGCGACGGCCCGGGCCTTCCGGACGGACCTACCGTCAGCGTGGCTGACCTCGCGCGCGCGGGGCTCGTCGAGTACGGCGATCCGGAACCGGTCTCGATCAGCGACCAACTCGACACCGACTACCTTCAGGGCTTTCTGCGCAGCGCGGCCAACACCCGGCGCTCCACGAGCAGCAGTGGCACCTTCCGCCTCGACGGCAAGGGTGCCCGCATCCCGCAGATGGACATCAGCGAGCAACGGCGGTACGGGGCGGCCTTCCGCGCGCTTCAGGAATTCGAGGAGCGAGCGCGCAGGGTGGTGGAGCTGAGCCGGGACGCGGCGACCCTGGCAAGGGACGGGCTCGGCAACGGCGCGCTCGCCCCGGACAGCTGA